Within Populus trichocarpa isolate Nisqually-1 chromosome 6, P.trichocarpa_v4.1, whole genome shotgun sequence, the genomic segment TGAAATCTCAAACTCAATGTAGAAGCAACTGTTAATTATTCGAGGCATTTTCTTATACTTTCAATTACAGTCTTCAGTGCTTGATATAAAGACTTTATACTATGTTAAGAACTCACACACAATCTAAGCTTTTCGGTAGGGCTTTtcgtattttgttttatttattttggatgatAATCAAGTGACATTACCCTAAAAGAAATCACAAAAGCACCTTCCAGGAGATGGCTATCAAACAGGCAACAAGgacagaaaaaatatatatatattcaaagccAGGCTATAAAAACTCTCCAGCTCTATCCAAACCTCATTTCCTGCTCTCAAGGTGCGAGTATAGCTGACATTTTTCAAagcttttgtattattttgtgtGATAAATCTTTTCATCGACAACAAAGTTCATTGTTGGGCTTAAAAACCTCTGCTTGCAAGCTAGCAAAAATGTCCCATTGCTAGAACAGTGTGTGAAAGCCAAGCCAGAACAAAAACGGAGTCTTTTTGCACCAATATATCTTCTAAccgaccaaaataaaattaaaagcgTTACACCAACACCATCAACTGTCAAGAAAGGAATGTCAACCAATAATATAAGAGAAGCATTAAAGTGGCATATGTGTACAGTATTGAAGTTGCAATAGTGTGATGGGAATCAACAAAGGAAAGGGaaggtttcaaaaaaattctcagATTTATtcgaaattttatttcttaatgctCATGAATATATTAACTCGGCATACCTTGGCTAACTAGAAAAGGAAAAGCTGTGTTTGTGTATATAGACAGAgagaaaaaggaatgaaaaaaaaagaaaattctttacCAAACTGAATAACTAAAATAGTGAGACTCTTAAAAATCTAGTTTGTACATTATAAGATGCTTTCGGGGCTCTATATAGATCCAGACTTGTATAATGGAGATTCTTGTTTGTAGACTTAACCTCTGAAGTATAAGAtgaaaattactattttattttggatccttGTTCTAAAGcactatattttttctagtcaCCCAGATCCCTCAAAGAATTCCATAAGACAATGATAAAATCTCTCGCCAGAAAAATCTCCCTGTCACCAAATGATCCCACTGCAGCAAATTTGGCATGCACTACTGGATCTTAAGCCAATTCATAAATCTACTCCATAGTTTCCATGGCTTTAAACAACGTAGGAACATATGACTTGAGGATTGTGTTTCATAGTCACAAAACAGACAAGTCGCTTGTTGATGGGATATGATATGTCTGTATGCTAAAAACTCCCTGTACATAAGTTGTTATGCATCGATTTTCAAAGAAGGACTTCAATCTTAAGAGGTATTAGACCTTTCCATAATAATTAAGTGGTCGGAAACACTTGAAAATATTATCCTGTCAATAGTGATCAAAATTTATTGTGTAATCTCCTATTATATTAAGATTCCAAAACCGTCTATCTACTTGATTAAACAATAAGACAACTCCTACGCCTTCAGTTTTGTACCTCCCGGCTCTATTTGCCGCTGTAAGTTCAATCTTGGGCTAACACATCATAACCTGTTGCTGTTGGTTCTGAAGCTATAGCATAGAGTCATGGAAATGTCTCCCTCATAATTCCATAATCATTCCACCTGTCTATATAGAAACTAATCGTTCTCCTATCACCCAATCTGAAATCGATTCCTTCCTTTAAGGCCTCTTGAACACCATATGTACTGGTTATCATTGTATTGATTCCATGCCACACTGATGAGATAGTTCTGAAATAATTTGGAAGACCATTTTCAAAAGTAATCTGATGTATCTTTGTAATCTCCCTCCAATCTTTATTATAGTGTCTTAAGACAATTGACTCTGATCAGAACCTTTTAAATCATAGATTCTTAACCTGCCAGTATCTATTACTGACTTGTAATTGGATTTTGCCATTGATCCTCATCATTCCTAGGAAAGTTACTTAACTCCGGTGAGAGAGACTTCAAAAGCGGGCTTACAGCTCTGATGATGGTATGACTAATTTACGCTGCTTGTCCTTTGTACTTCTCTGCATTTTAGTTATGAGGTCATCTTCTAAATGGGCATATTCAATGGCCTTCCGCTTTTTTGCCTTGGTTTCTCTTACAAAATTAAGTTCTAGACCTTCGATAAAGGTTCATCTCCAATGAAGGTGCCTACAAGGGCCTTCAATCCACCTATGCACTAGATTAGACAGACACTCAAACTCTTTTAAGAGTGTAGATCCCCTGTTTATTGGATGCGAGATAAGTCCTTACCATAGTCAAtatatcatggtttttttttttttccccaacaaATCTTCTCAACCCTCCCCCACCATAGATTAGCCTCcctttcaaggaaaaaaaagatgtaattAACCTGTCTTCCTTTTAAATCTCCTGGAACCTGAAGAACTAGTATTCTTGGCTGATCTAAGCGACGGGATCCTCCCctgcaaaagataaaaatctcATACATGTTTTGGAGGAATGTTTTCTATCGAGATTGCTAGTAGCACCTTCTTCTGTAGAAAAAATTTCTTCTCCCGATCTTGATTCTAAGGCAGACTCGCTGCCTACAGAAGATAGCTTTCGGCCCGAGTCCGAGCTTCTAATGCATTGTCCTGGACTCTTCATGATCACCTACTTTAGGTGACTAATCCATTGCTAGACATCATGAATTCCAGTTTGAACATTTCAACTCttgaaaatatttcaagaactgttattgaaaatatataatgtgTCCATTATATATGTCGACGTTTGTTGAATTGGTTGATCACTTAACAATTCACTGTCACTATCGCTGGAGCatttggttgaaattaataGAATGGTGGGGGCTTTCTTGGTGCTGCCCTGGGAATCTTTCGGATCTATTCAAACAATGGGAGTTTCTCGTCCATGGGGAGTTTCAAAGAAAGGTGTGGTCAATGTTGTTCTTTGCCATACCTTGGTCTACATGGATTCTTAGGAATGGATCAAGGCATTGTATCCTGCCTTCTCATATTGTGCACTAGaccttttaatttctcatgATGGGTTAGTTAAATGGACGAATGTCAAGAAAATTAGACCTTCTATTACATGGTCTGCTTTTAAGCCTACAATGGTACTCAAATGGAATGTTGATGGCTCATCACCAGGCAAACCTGGTATGGCTGGTATTGGTGGAGTTTTAAGAGACTGCAATGGAAAGGTGATATGCTTATTCTCTATACCTGTTGGGATTAAAGACTCCAATGAAGCTGAGTTTATAGCTGTTGTGAAAGCGTTGGAACTAACTTCCTCAAGAGAAGATATGTTGAATCTGTCTCTGCAAATATGGTACATTGGGTGCTTACCCCGCCAGGTAATAGACTGTGGTATTACCAAGAACTGTTCATCATGGCTTCTAAATCTTCATATGCTTTGAGGACTGTAAATTCCACACATACTAGGAGGGAAGCAAATCATATGGCAGACCAACTTGTGAAACAAGGAGTTTCGAGAATATATGAGTTTGTACTTGGATGTGATGTTGTGATGATGTTTTGACAATAAAAGAGTAATTGGGATTAAAACATCGGCTATGGAGTTTTGATGTAGTTGGTTTCAGCTAGATTTCCGTGATGATAAATCTCCGTAGTGTTTGTTGCTGCTCCTAAAATTGACTACTGTTATGTGCTAAAAAGTCAGAGACAGGTTCTGCTGAAGTTACTGAAGCTATTTTTGGGGGATTGCAATTCATTCGCTTCGGTGCTATCTGCTCTGTTGGTTTTCTGGAAAAGGCATCAGTTGGGTCCGGctggagtttttttattgttgtatttctAGTCTTTGTGTTTTCCCAGGTCTCTTTTGCTTGGCTCTTGTCGTTTAACTGATGTATTTTACAGCTAACCCCTTGGGTTGCTGTTTTTGCCTTTTCTAGGCTTCAactattttgcttgtaaataaataaaaaaaacttagagttTGAAGTCCAGACTCCAATGCTTCAATTACTTCTTATGGGATGTCATTCATGGTAGCCTCTCAATAAAAACTCCAATGACGAGACTCAAGAAGGAAGAGAAGGTTTAGAAAaagtttcttgatttatttgagatttaatttcttaatgctGATGAATGTTCTACATTCactatttatagccttccaatTAAGAGTtctaataaaaggaaaataattataatcatatAAATCAGAGATTCGAACCCTTATTGACTTGTAATTGGATTCTGCCGTTGATCCTCTTTTCATAATGTTAGATAAGGTTGGATAGTAAGGCTTGAAAATAAGATGATTCATCTTCCTTATAATGGATGATCCAAGGGAGTGAAAAACATGTAATTTGAGCTCTCAAATTCTAtcagaatgaaaataaatgcctctgtaaacaaaaattatatttatggaTATAAGATTTACGTACAATGTGAAAAATACTCGAATTATTACAATTAATGATAGAAATGTACAGTTTGAAATGTGTAATTCGTGGTTGAAGAAAACAAGAAGCGCACGAAGCCACGAACCCCTTATAAAAGCAGATGACTTGCAACGATAGAAATCATCCCTCGCCTCTCTTGAATTCCCATTTCCTCTCAAACAAGAGTTCCCTGCATACAGACTTTCAATGTTCGTATTCTTTTTCCTTCATTGCCTACTTCCATTTTCCTTAATTTAGCTATATATTATGATTACCATATTCCCCCTCCATCCCATAATGAGAGTCCTTTTCTTATTTACatgtttcaatatatatatatatatatatatatatatatatatatatatatataaagtacaaGAATTCAGTACTGCCATATAAATTTTACTACTCTACATCTCTCTTTGAATGGATTTCACACATATTTTTCCCactccatttatttttaaaagataatactCTAAATACAATAAAAGTGTATGAGTTGACATAATATtgaatgctttttatttaatctgTGTGAAAATCCCAATAAAACTCTCTTTATGGGATGTAAAAACTCActgatattaattattaattaacaaatatagaTTTTGATCATCTTCACGTATATTTTGACAGATGAAACAATTGAAAGGAAATACGAAGCTGTGGATTGTGGTGGCAGCATATCTTTTGTCGACTGTACTCGTGGCGAGTACAGAAGCTGGGAACATGGACTCATTGGCAGAAGATCAAACTGGGAGGGACATGATCATCCGCTCTGTCGTGCCAAAAAATGACGATGTTGTTTCTGGTTCAAAGTCCACACAACACATTGTTGGCATAAATAATTTGTGCGTTGACGTGTTTCTTGAACTCTACTTTGATGGAAACTTAGTACAGTTGTACCCGTGTAAATCTGACGGAGATGTGAATCAACAATGGAGCTTGGAGAAGAACGGAACCATTCAATCTAAAGGCAAGTGTTTGGCCACAAACGGCACAAGTCCAGGAAGCTATGTATTTATCTCTGACTGCAACAAGGTGAAGGCTAGCGCCACAATTTGGAAAGTACAAAAGGATGGCTCCATCCTAAACCCCTCCTCGTCACTAGTTTTGACCTCAAAGTCGGGGAAAAGTGGCTCCCTACTCACCTTGGAAACCAATGTTTATGCCTTGGGCCAAGGTTGGAATTTCACCAGTGTTTCAAAACCATCACCAAAGTCCATTGTCGGGCTTTGGGGCTACTGCTTGGAATTTAACAAATATGTCCCAAAGTTAGCCAAGTGCGTGAAGAACAAGACTGAACAAAAATGGAATTTTTACGCAGATGGTTCAATAAGGCTTGATGCAAACACAGATTTGTGCCTAACTAGTAATGGAAATACCAAAGGAAGCTTGGTCCTCGTTGTCTCTTGTAGCCCTGTGTCATCTAACCAACGTTGGACGTTTGGGGACAGCCACGGCAAAGCTTATTTCCCCATTTTGAACGTGAATAATGCTTTGGTGTTGGATGTGAGCTATTCCATTCTAAACCTGTTCGAAATAATTATTTGGGATTTCAACGGAGGAGCTAACCAGGTATGGCGTCTGTCGTAATAATTACTCAGACGCTCCTTTGGCCCTAAAGTCTATCAAGCCAAGGCAATATCTAGCAGCTTAAATAAATGACAACAAATTATTGTTGTCCCCTAAAACTGTATTCCAATAtccatattattttcaattcccTAATCCCTATGTATGATGTTTGAGTAtgcaatattattatataaaataaataaatcttttgtTAAGAAATGAAGTGTTCCAGCTACTTCTCTCTTGTAGAAGATCTGAGAAGGAGATCTCTTGCTTACGATCGagttcatctttttttcatttttatttttgttgcacGGGGTTTAAGGACTGGCGAGGGTCTTGTCTTGTTAAGCATTAATTCTAATTAGTTTACTTTTCATATGAATCAAACATGTAATGAGGGAAAACTTGCTGcaacaatttaagaaaaataaattaatcatgatTAAGTTGTGAAAACTTCAGCCAGGAATGGACTTTCTACAGGCTGCAACTTGGGTTGTGGGAATTAAGTCTgaacatgggtttttttttctataggctCAGTGTTTCATGCCGCACAAATTTCTTTACAGAATAAAAACTCTCCGAAGAAGATAATATATAGAACAAAACAATGATACGAGGAGTATGAGAAAAGTACTGTATCGAGAAATGAGCAGTAACAATGTGGGTTGTGAATAATTTATACCTGTCCTGCTTCAAATATTTTACTTGGTGGCCATAAATATTTATAGATTTTGATAATTTCAATTTGAAGCAATGATGGAGACAACCTAATGGTgaatagaaacaaaattagtAAAAAGATTAATGTTAGTCATTAGTTtgttattaatgaaaaaattatgtcaGAATTTGTGTATGGAATTTGTGTGCACCAATAAATGGTGTGTgactttttaaaactttaaaaaatatattaaaatatatgtttgagaTAATATTAGATAGTTCGAGACCATTCGAACCTACCATGCTTAACTCCTTGCTCAAGTTTAAAGGAATTGGGTTATTACTCGTCTCTGGTTTCTCTAAATGAGaatccaaacaaaaataaaggcaAAATATGTGGATCCATCGATTATTGATAGTTTTATGAATTACATTAAATTCATGTAGAGTTTATATAACTATATAACTTAGAAGGTGTTTGGGTGAATGTTTAAACtagagttttcaaaaaaattaaattttctttactttaaattttttttatgttttttttattattttgatacgctgatattaaaaataaaaaatattatattaatatatttataagtaaaaaaacactttaaaaaacaactattgtTATcgtattattataaaaaatgtattattataaaaaattatattgttctcTTGGTTTTTCGCTTGTTGTATGTGGTTAATTATTCGTCTAGCATATTGTCAGCAGTTTAAGCGTTGCATCATGACGGtcgttcattttatttttgttcgaTTTTCTCAGgtgattattataaatatttgttgGGGTTTATGCACTCCCTGCTGATTCAATGAGCCCTGTCCTCCTGGTTGGGAAACCTCCCCGATCCATATCCATAGTAGGATCTCTTGAGTGGGCTTGGCTATCTCCTTGGCTGCTGGATCGGCGTGAATGAGAAATACTACTGAAATGCAGATAGCTTTAACTCCTTCTTCCTTCTAGTAGGACTTAATACTGCCAATTAGTGCTTCAATCGGGCTTTTTTTATACCGCTCCTGCTAGGagtgagtaaaaaaattaaaaaatcgagaaaattagaaaaaaaataactgaaaaaatcgaacaaaaaaaactgaattaaccgattaaaaaatcacaaaaaagttccggttcggttcggtttcggttttcaAAGTCTGAAatcgattgaaccgaaccgaaccggttcaaccaagccaccacttaaaaaaaaaaacaagtataaatagaaaGTTTTATAACCCTAAACTTACATTTAGCCGCCGCCCCTCCCTTTGTTCTCTGGCTCTCTGCATCTCCCCCCTCCCTTTGCTCTTTACATCTCCCCCTTAtctctcttcatttttctttatgctCAGCTCCACGATTGTTACTTATTAGTTGTTAAGCTCTTGCTCCATGCTCCTTCAGCCGCCCCCTCTCCCTATTTtctgtctctcatctctcaaatgaTTTGAGTCAAATCTGTCTTATTCTCTTCCATGATCTCTATCtctatctctcatctctcagaTCTGCATGTTCTTGGCCCAAATATTGTGGCTTTTGTGGTGCTTGATAGTTATAGTAGGTTCATCTCTCAGATCATGCTTCTGTGTAATTCTTTCCCTGCGGCTATGTTTGgtaattgcttttgaaaatgcTTCTGGTTGAATCCAGTAATCATGGACTCGATCTGATCTTTGGTGACCTCAATATGATGAGATTTGGGTACATGCATGATGCTGGGAATTGCTTTCTATTTGTTTGCAAATGGTAGGCCTTGTAACATTCCCTGGAGAAGGAGTGGATTGATTATGAAATTAGCTTGAGCATCATaatttcggtttgaaccggtttggaaggggaaaaaaccaaaccaaaccgaaattaatcggtttgaaccggttttcggttcggttcggttcaaaaacttaaaaaaaaaattcgatttaattatttattttgattcaaaaccgaaccaaaccgaaaatgtCCAACCCTAACTCCTGCCTTCTCTTTTGGGTACGAGTTTTGATTGGGAGAACTTTAACTAGCTAGGACGCCCTGTTAAAATATTGACTTGTGGTTTTGGGTTGATAAAACACGTGTCAATTGATCCGGTAGTTGCTTGAGAAGAATGTGTTATGGAGCTTACACGTGGGAAAGAGTAGTGGTGACAGAGGGGAATTATTGTGTTGATTAACACGTGTTTATTGTAACTCCCATGTGTCGGAAATCTATATGAAGGGGGGGAGAATTGACAGCAAAGATTGGATATtactttttgaatttatttttttcctgctatcttatcttttatatattttttctctttatttgtccgccaaatatttaatttatggaaACAAATCTAATGAATCAATGCTCTTAAGACACCCATTGAGTATCATTAAATATATCTATTAGACTTCATTTGTTGTTTAatcgtattaaaaaaataaaaataaaaatcagttgTATTAGgtatagaattttttaaaatagatgttATTCTATAAGACAATATTCATGGCagtttattaagattttaaatttctatttcTTGGGGTTATAAATAAAAGGTTCGAagagtatttttgtttatttagagTTTGCcgtacaataaaaataatatagtgtAAAAGATAGCTTAAATTCATATACATGTttacaatattttaatatgaataaaatccGAAGTGAGATTTTTcagaaaattttattgaaaagttcaattcattaaaagaatgagCTATCTAAATTTATCTAGTCGAGATATTtgattctttgatttattttcattttaattatcatgtgaaaatagttttgtttctaaacttgtacTCTGATTCttattaataaaaagtatttctattctaaaaaaaaacacgttgaataatatagttttttttttaaagtgaattaatgtaaataatataatgttaaaaCAAAAAGACATGCTTAATCGTCAAGTTCAACTGGACTTTCCACCAAATCAACGCTAGTCCAGCTACTGAACGTCCAGCTTCTGTGACCATGGGTCTGGGCTTAGTAAGTCTTCATCTTGAATTCTTGACACTGTTCTATTCCTCTATTCAGCTCGTGAAGGCTAAGGTCAAGGCCTGAAAGTAACCCATGTTACCTGGCGGTCTGTGGTCTAGTGGGCTTGGGACACATGGAATCCAATTTTTTCAGTCTCGCAAGAAAATGGTAAAGGGCATGATCCCCAGTCACAAATTTGAAGCAGCAAAATAATGGCAATTACGTGATGTACTGAATATACAATCTTAACAAGTGCTTAAAGGCAAGGTTACATGTACAGAACAGGCAAGAATGCCTAGCATGGAATGAATGGCTCGTCCAGGCTATAAAAAAGGATTGGAACTGAGCCTGATGAGGCCAAAAGTTTATGTTTGATATGCTCCTTGAAGTATTATTTATACGGCTATAATCTTCATTCTCCAACTTCATGGACATTGAAACTGCACAGAAAGAGAAGGTATGTTTTTGACGGAATAACATCACAAGCACTGCTGAATCTCTGTAGTAGGGAATCTGGATCTGCTCAATCTGTTACATCAAATACGACATTTGTCACGAAAAATATATATCCTCTAACTGAAAGCTCATACAAGTCAGAAAGTGGACAGATTAAATTCCATCACTTGAATCCAGTGCCCAAAAATAATCAGTTTCGTCTTCTCTTTTTGTTGAATTCTGAGGTTTTTTAAACTTCGTACAAAGGAGAAAGAAATGGTTCTTTGCTGAACAATTTCCTACCTAGAATAAGAACAACACAGGATCTGGAGGGGTTATTCAATATGACCAGAGAAATAAAATATCCCTCGAACAAGGCTTTATACCCAACAGCTGTGACTAAAGAGTGGATGAATTTGAGAACTGAGGTGGCTGGGAGATCATGGTACAGAAAACAGGACACAGATGAATGACAGTTTATAAACTGTGTGAAAGTGCATTTGTTCCATAAGGACATATTCCATAAATATCTTTCTCGAGCACAATTTGAGCCATGAAAGACAAGGAGCATTGAGCAGTTCAATAGTGAAACCTAACCACTGTGACTATAGAGTGGATATATACGAGAATTGAGGTGATAGGGAGATCATGGTACAGCAAACCGGACACAGATGATGACAGTTTGTAAGCTTTGTGAGAAATTGCATTTGTTCCTTAGGAAATATTTCACAAAGGTCTTTCCTGAGCacaatttgatccatgaaagaaAATGAGCAGAGATCAGTTCAATAGCAATAGGGCTATATAATAGAATGCAcatacatgaagaaaaaaaaggtctcgAGGGACTCAAACTGAAGTTGATATACATTCATCTCTGTGCCTTACTAGCACAGAGTGACTATTTACACAATGGCTACAGTAGATTCCTAAATACCATCAAGCTTCCACCACGAGAATACTAGTGGTTCACCCTTGAAACAACCACATAATTTCTTTCTTCACTAAGtttgttcttctctttttcaaaaACTCCTTTCCTCTTGTAAGAAAACCTCTCAGTGTCTTAATCTCTATCCTATTTGATTTCAAACAAACGAGATTATTTCTCCTCTTTTCACCCACCAACTCAATCAAACTCATCGAAATTTCATAAAGAATCACACCTGAGTTACTCACTCAACAAAAACACTgcacaattaacaaaaaattacatgCAAACAAGTTAAAGACCCTTAATGTAACTTATCGATTATCATGAAAAGAAGCACAAGCAAAAACCTCCATAATCTCTGATTAAATTCCATGACAAGTGGACAGCAATCAATCCACATTTACAAGACTTGATAAACAAATCAACGATATAGGATACAAAGGAGAAACCTGCAAATTTTAGATCAATCATTGAGATAGGAAATGCACCTGCAAAATAACAGGCAGCTTAGACATTCTTCAACTTGTTTGCTTTTGATGGTGGCCACTGTCCCCTCTTATTCATCCCTCGCTTCCGATCAAGCTTCTTCCTCCTAAGCCCTATCTTCTTCCCCgacttcatcttcatcttcatcttgtGCTCAAGCTTCAGCTGCAGCTTTGAATCCAAAGGAGTTTTGTCAAGAACCGCATCCTCCTCTTCATCATCACTTTCAGACACAGGTTGCCAACTATCTGGACTTGTCCCC encodes:
- the LOC112327931 gene encoding ricin, whose protein sequence is MKQLKGNTKLWIVVAAYLLSTVLVASTEAGNMDSLAEDQTGRDMIIRSVVPKNDDVVSGSKSTQHIVGINNLCVDVFLELYFDGNLVQLYPCKSDGDVNQQWSLEKNGTIQSKGKCLATNGTSPGSYVFISDCNKVKASATIWKVQKDGSILNPSSSLVLTSKSGKSGSLLTLETNVYALGQGWNFTSVSKPSPKSIVGLWGYCLEFNKYVPKLAKCVKNKTEQKWNFYADGSIRLDANTDLCLTSNGNTKGSLVLVVSCSPVSSNQRWTFGDSHGKAYFPILNVNNALVLDVSYSILNLFEIIIWDFNGGANQVWRLS
- the LOC18109882 gene encoding 50S ribosomal protein 5, chloroplastic-like; translation: MALLVLYQFPVHRQFLLLLYFRYPAFASSNFLSVPTFGSPMGKGLMTVKALSDSKGTSPDSWQPVSESDDEEEDAVLDKTPLDSKLQLKLEHKMKMKMKSGKKIGLRRKKLDRKRGMNKRGQWPPSKANKLKNV